One segment of Gemmatimonadota bacterium DNA contains the following:
- a CDS encoding TonB-dependent receptor — protein MPGAQVTIEGTAFGAVANNQGYYFINNVPAGSVDLRATFVGYKPVRVVGLRVVAGQTITQDFQLEQSPVELEEITQIAAVNALVPRDAVTTKQNISGEYTEKLPVDRIANVLALQPGVVAQNNGGITIRGGRPDEAAVYVDGVPVTAGNRGGQFQGTSAGRVDVSTGGFEQASVTTGGTSAEFGNAQSGVIAIETKSGGSTWNGSFGYENDEIGGKNHSLGYNRIQANVGGPIMNNLSLHVGGDIEGIKSAGQGLDGQKDPVFVPVGVDTTVAVLTNSNLDTTFVDVTKFAMFTGECDAFKGSSNNAIADNYGYDCQGARLPGTATSSYRLNGKLQYTFGAGNRIALTALRTQGNNRNFAYGSLTAPENMTGGWTANNVLTLNWTQNLSKSTERALALEMYGSYQWDRAITGPLTRSGEQDTRDPFGGFIVKPLDFLFDFDNFPTEDLYKNFQTNSGTLSPYDIKNNTQYQAVNEYRNNPYGVNETFAGFVDRGGPAGRISLYKESRAIGKANLDWQVDRYNRMKIGGEYTKYHMVSYSSGLTSQAFSDAYNEKPVRWNAFIEDRLDLGDVVLVGGLRYDYYKSGAERPYYTDSLGNRSWFPRISTMPGYDVTTFDTLLVADKSHDYLSPHIQVSFPVTERTNFRLSYAHQVQAPDFGLILGGINTDLSVTNTNHVYGSDLDFGRTVTFEFGIRHSFNDDMVLDISAYNKDKLSDAAGRLVSFFDPLKKQNVDIRVVTNADFGNARGIDIRFDRRIGELFNGSIAYTFEEAKNTGSDPFTYINFGSRILNSLGGGNNPPPQAILATNQNRPHNLAGQLALNFPNNWKQGSAVGTVLENVGMFATFRFASGTPYTRCPVAVAEDDNVFSGTVCSRRIEGDYNGARLPSLKQFDLRVTKGFGIGGLDFVAYTEVRNLFNFRNTNAVFTQTNDIRNNRERDRVRNDELDAFANEASANSVRGADGTIDLTFGGASAGGCGSWVNQGGESATPNCVYMIRAEQRYGNGDGLFTETEQVRASDALYNVFRGLSSFTGAPRRIRLGFEVNF, from the coding sequence GTGCCCGGCGCACAGGTCACGATCGAGGGGACGGCCTTCGGCGCCGTAGCCAACAACCAGGGCTATTACTTCATCAACAACGTGCCGGCGGGGTCGGTCGACCTCAGGGCGACGTTCGTGGGGTATAAGCCGGTTCGGGTGGTGGGCCTGCGGGTCGTGGCCGGCCAGACCATCACGCAGGACTTCCAGCTCGAGCAGTCCCCGGTCGAGCTCGAGGAGATCACCCAGATCGCCGCGGTGAACGCGCTGGTGCCGCGCGACGCGGTCACCACCAAGCAGAACATCAGCGGCGAGTACACCGAGAAGCTGCCGGTGGACCGCATCGCCAACGTGCTGGCGCTGCAGCCGGGCGTGGTGGCGCAGAACAACGGCGGCATCACCATCCGCGGCGGCCGTCCGGACGAGGCGGCGGTGTACGTGGACGGTGTGCCGGTGACCGCGGGCAACCGCGGCGGCCAGTTCCAGGGCACCAGCGCGGGCCGGGTCGACGTGTCGACCGGCGGCTTCGAGCAGGCGTCGGTGACCACGGGCGGCACCTCGGCCGAGTTCGGCAACGCGCAGTCGGGCGTGATCGCGATCGAGACCAAGAGCGGCGGTTCCACCTGGAACGGCAGCTTCGGGTACGAGAACGACGAGATCGGCGGCAAGAACCACTCGCTCGGGTACAACCGGATCCAGGCGAACGTGGGCGGCCCGATCATGAACAACCTGAGCCTGCACGTCGGTGGCGACATCGAGGGCATCAAGTCGGCCGGCCAGGGTCTCGACGGCCAGAAGGACCCCGTGTTCGTGCCGGTGGGCGTGGACACGACGGTGGCGGTGCTGACCAACAGCAACCTCGACACCACCTTCGTCGACGTGACCAAGTTCGCGATGTTCACCGGTGAATGCGACGCCTTCAAGGGCAGCAGCAACAACGCCATCGCCGACAACTACGGCTACGACTGCCAGGGCGCCCGCCTGCCGGGCACCGCGACGTCGAGCTACCGGCTCAACGGCAAGCTGCAGTACACCTTCGGCGCCGGCAACCGGATCGCGCTGACCGCCCTCCGCACCCAGGGCAACAACCGCAACTTCGCGTACGGCTCGCTCACGGCCCCGGAGAACATGACCGGCGGCTGGACGGCCAACAACGTCCTCACGCTGAACTGGACGCAGAACCTGTCCAAGTCGACGGAGCGGGCGCTGGCGCTCGAAATGTACGGCTCGTACCAGTGGGACCGCGCGATCACGGGCCCGCTCACCCGCTCGGGCGAGCAGGACACCCGCGATCCGTTCGGCGGCTTCATCGTCAAGCCGCTCGACTTCCTGTTCGACTTCGACAACTTCCCGACGGAAGACCTCTACAAGAACTTCCAGACCAACTCCGGGACGCTGTCGCCGTACGACATCAAGAACAACACCCAGTACCAGGCCGTGAACGAGTACCGCAACAATCCCTACGGCGTCAACGAGACCTTCGCCGGGTTCGTGGACCGGGGCGGCCCCGCCGGCCGGATCTCGCTCTACAAGGAGAGCCGGGCCATCGGCAAGGCCAACCTCGACTGGCAGGTGGACCGCTACAACCGCATGAAGATCGGCGGCGAGTACACCAAGTACCACATGGTGAGCTACAGCTCGGGGCTGACCAGCCAGGCCTTCTCGGACGCCTACAACGAGAAGCCGGTGCGCTGGAACGCCTTCATCGAGGACCGTCTGGACCTCGGCGACGTGGTGCTGGTGGGCGGCCTGCGGTACGACTACTACAAGAGCGGCGCCGAGCGGCCGTACTACACCGACTCGCTGGGCAACCGCTCCTGGTTCCCGCGCATCTCCACGATGCCGGGCTACGACGTCACCACCTTCGACACGCTGCTGGTGGCCGACAAGAGCCATGATTACCTGAGCCCGCACATCCAGGTGTCCTTCCCGGTGACCGAGCGGACGAACTTCCGTCTCTCGTACGCGCACCAGGTGCAGGCGCCGGACTTCGGCCTCATCCTCGGCGGCATCAACACCGACCTGAGCGTCACCAACACCAACCACGTCTACGGCAGCGACCTCGACTTCGGCCGCACCGTGACGTTCGAGTTCGGCATCCGGCACTCGTTCAACGACGACATGGTGCTCGACATCTCGGCGTACAACAAGGACAAGCTGTCCGACGCCGCCGGCCGCCTGGTGTCGTTCTTCGATCCGCTCAAGAAGCAGAACGTCGACATCCGCGTGGTGACCAACGCCGACTTCGGCAACGCCCGCGGCATCGACATCCGCTTCGACCGGCGCATCGGCGAGCTGTTCAACGGCAGCATCGCGTACACGTTCGAGGAAGCCAAGAACACCGGCTCCGATCCGTTCACGTACATCAACTTCGGCTCGCGCATCCTGAACTCCCTCGGCGGCGGCAACAACCCGCCCCCGCAGGCGATCCTGGCCACCAACCAGAACCGGCCGCACAACCTGGCCGGCCAGCTGGCGCTCAACTTCCCGAACAACTGGAAGCAGGGCTCGGCCGTCGGGACGGTGCTCGAGAACGTCGGCATGTTCGCGACCTTCCGCTTCGCCAGCGGCACGCCGTACACCCGCTGTCCGGTGGCGGTGGCCGAGGACGACAACGTGTTCAGCGGCACGGTCTGCTCGCGGCGCATCGAGGGCGACTACAACGGCGCCCGCCTGCCGTCGCTGAAGCAGTTCGACCTGCGCGTGACCAAGGGCTTCGGCATCGGCGGCCTCGATTTCGTGGCCTACACCGAGGTCCGGAACCTGTTCAACTTCCGCAACACCAACGCGGTGTTCACGCAGACCAACGACATCCGCAACAACCGTGAGCGCGATCGGGTGCGCAACGACGAGCTGGACGCCTTCGCCAACGAGGCGTCGGCCAACAGCGTGCGCGGCGCGGACGGCACCATCGACCTCACCTTCGGCGGCGCGTCGGCCGGCGGGTGCGGCTCCTGGGTCAATCAGGGCGGCGAGTCAGCCACCCCGAACTGCGTGTACATGATCCGGGCGGAGCAGCGGTACGGCAACGGCGACGGCCTCTTCACCGAGACCGAGCAGGTGCGGGCGTCGGACGCGCTGTACAACGTCTTCCGCGGGCTGTCCAGCTTCACCGGCGCCCCCCGGCGGATCCGGCTCGGGTTCGAAGTCAACTTCTAG
- a CDS encoding aminopeptidase P family protein, translated as MLLDGLDLAKVRATLTTLGLDGWLLFDFRGINPILSRLLGEIGFSSRRLFVLIPREGEPVALVHKIELKPFQGGSFPGTVIPYARWEELHAGLATLVRGRKVAMEISPDDAVPYLDKVPYGVVELVRRLGGTVSGSGGLVTTFASAWNAAELAGHLQAAEALARIANEALRWAVTQGGTGLTESALQRRVIDAIHAAGLVFDHAPIVGFGPNAANPHYEPVPGQDLTLAPDQVVLLDLWAGPRLGTVFADQTWMGFSGRTVPAKVQEVWRTVRDARDAAIAVVQRKAGREPLCGFEGDAAARAVIEAAGYGAYFVHRTGHSIDRDLHGSGPHLDNYETHDDREILPGAGFSIEPGIYLPGEFGVRSEVNMVWAPAGPRVTPSVPQVELVTL; from the coding sequence CTCGACGGCTGGCTGCTGTTCGACTTCCGCGGCATCAACCCGATCCTCTCCCGGCTGCTGGGCGAGATCGGCTTCTCCAGCCGGCGGCTGTTCGTGCTGATCCCGCGGGAGGGGGAGCCGGTGGCGCTGGTGCACAAGATCGAGCTCAAGCCCTTCCAGGGGGGGAGCTTCCCCGGGACGGTGATCCCCTACGCGCGCTGGGAGGAACTGCACGCCGGGCTGGCCACCCTGGTGCGGGGCCGAAAGGTGGCGATGGAGATCTCCCCCGATGACGCGGTGCCCTACCTCGACAAGGTGCCCTACGGGGTGGTCGAGCTGGTGCGGCGGCTGGGCGGGACGGTGAGCGGGTCGGGCGGCCTGGTGACCACGTTCGCCTCGGCGTGGAACGCGGCGGAGCTGGCGGGGCACCTGCAGGCGGCGGAGGCGCTGGCGCGGATCGCCAACGAGGCGCTGCGCTGGGCGGTGACCCAGGGGGGGACGGGGCTCACCGAGAGCGCGCTGCAGCGCCGGGTGATCGACGCGATCCACGCCGCGGGGCTGGTGTTCGACCACGCGCCGATCGTGGGCTTCGGGCCCAACGCCGCCAACCCGCACTACGAGCCGGTACCGGGGCAGGACCTGACGCTGGCACCGGACCAGGTGGTGCTGCTCGACCTGTGGGCGGGGCCGCGGCTGGGGACGGTGTTTGCCGACCAGACCTGGATGGGCTTCTCGGGGCGCACGGTGCCGGCCAAGGTGCAGGAGGTCTGGCGCACGGTCCGGGATGCGCGCGACGCCGCGATCGCGGTGGTGCAGCGGAAGGCCGGGCGGGAGCCGCTGTGCGGCTTCGAGGGCGACGCGGCGGCGCGGGCGGTGATCGAGGCGGCGGGGTACGGCGCCTACTTCGTGCACCGCACCGGGCATTCGATCGACAGGGACCTGCACGGCTCCGGGCCGCACCTCGACAACTACGAGACCCACGACGACCGCGAGATCCTGCCGGGCGCGGGTTTCTCGATCGAGCCGGGGATCTACCTGCCGGGCGAGTTCGGGGTGCGGAGCGAGGTGAACATGGTGTGGGCGCCGGCGGGCCCGCGGGTGACGCCCTCGGTGCCGCAGGTGGAGCTGGTGACACTGTAA